Proteins encoded within one genomic window of Brassica rapa cultivar Chiifu-401-42 chromosome A09, CAAS_Brap_v3.01, whole genome shotgun sequence:
- the LOC103848628 gene encoding transmembrane protein 120 homolog → MEVEEEVRRIVEQVKDLHDSATSFVASSSHEELSLRKRSSAVEASITRLHSTLVSDKHLDPKLFDKLEEDLQRARCMLADGDSSSFLPSKPQGRFVRMFLGPVNVRASRKDIQLKVKEEYNSYRDRTALLFLVFPAILLTLRSYVWGGCLPAFPVQLYEAWLLFLYAGLAMRENILRANGSDIRSWWLYHHYCAMAMALVSLTWEIKGQPNCVQKQKGVRLFLQWAMMQGVAMLLQNRYQRQRLYTRIALGKAKRMDVVWGETAGVDGQLWLLCPLLFTLQGFEAYVGLQLLRTALTGVVAEWQVLICGILLVVMAVGNFINTVETLMVKSRFKAKMKRSKSRAELD, encoded by the exons ATGGAGGTTGAAGAAGAAGTGAGACGTATCGTGGAGCAGGTGAAGGACCTCCACGACTCAGCCACCTCATTCGTGGCTTCTTCATCCCACGAAGAGCTCTCTCTCCGCAAGAGATCCTCCGCCGTCGAGGCATCAATCACCCGCCTACACTCCACCCTCGTCTCCGACAAGCATCTCGATCCCAAGCTCTTCGACAAG CTGGAGGAGGATCTGCAACGAGCTAGATGCATGCTTGCCGATGGGGACTCTTCCTCCTTCCTCCCCTCCAAACCTCaag GACGCTTTGTAAGAATGTTCTTGGGACCTGTCAATGTTCGAGCCTCGAGGAAAGATATACAGCTTAAAGTCAAAGAAGAATACAATAGCTACAGA GATAGGACGgctcttctttttcttgttttcccAGCAATACTTTTGACCCTGAGATCTTATGTCTGGGGTGGATGTTTGCCTGCTTTCCCTGTTCAGCTCTACGAG GCTTGGCTTCTGTTCCTTTATGCTGGTTTGGCTATGCGAGAGAACATATTGAGAGCCAACGGGAGTGACATCCGTTCCTG GTGGCTTTATCATCATTATTGTGCCATGGCTATGGCCCTTGTCAGTCTCACTTGGGAAATCAAAGGTCAACCAAACTGTGTTCAGAAGCAG AAAGGAGTCCGTCTTTTCCTCCAATGGGCTATGATGCAAGGTGTTGCGATGCTTCTGCAAAATAGATATCAGCGCCAACGATTATACACTCGCATTGCACTTGGAAAG GCTAAGAGAATGGACGTTGTATGGGGAGAAACGGCTGGAGTAGATGGGCAATTATGGCTGTTATGTCCTCTTTTGTTCACTTTACAG GGCTTTGAAGCATACGTTGGTCTGCAGTTACTAAGGACAGCGTTAACTGGGGTAGTCGCCGAGTGGCAG GTGTTGATCTGTGGCATTCTTCTGGTTGTGATGGCCGTTGGAAACTTCATAAACACAGTAGAGACATTGATGGTTAAGTCGAGATTCAAGGCTAAGATGAAGAGAAGTAAAAGCAGAGCGGAGCTTGATTAA